GCTGTCCGGGCAAGCCTGGAGAAAGCAGGTTGTGATCGCGTGGAAATCTGTGACACGCCCGGATATCCTATTGTGTATGGTGAAAAAATCATTGACAGGAACCTGCCTACCGTATTGGTTTATGGCCACTATGACGTACAGCCACCGGATCCGATGGATTTGTGGACTTCACCACCGTTTGAACCCGTAATCAAAAAAACCGAATTGCACCCTGACGGCGCCATCTTCGCGCGCGGCGCCTGTGACGATAAAGGACAGATGTACATGCATGTGAAAGCCCTGGAGTACATGGTTCGCTCAAACTCGCTGCCTTGCAACGTAAAATTCATGATTGAGGGAGAAGAGGAAGTGGGCTCAAAAAGCCTGGGCTGGTTCGTAGAAAAGAACCACGAAAAACTGCAATGCGATGTGATCCTGATCTCCGATACCGGTATGATCTCAAATCAGCAGCCGTCAATCACCACCGGCCTGCGCGGGCTGAGCTATGTGGAAGTCGAAGTGACCGGTCCGAACCGTGATTTGCACTCCGGCCTGTATGGCGGCGCGGTAGCCAATCCGATCAATGTGCTGGCCAAAATGATTGCCTCGCTGCACGATGAAAACAACCACATCACCATTCCGGGTTTTTACGACAAGGTAGAGGAACTTACCATGGAAGAGCGGGCTGAAATGGCTAAGGCGCCTTTTGACCTTGACCAATATAAAAAAGCGCTGGACCTCGACGACATTTATGGCGAGAAAGGGTATGTGACCAATGAGCGCAACTCTATCCGCCCGACGCTCGATGTCAACGGCATCTGGGGTGGTTACACAGGAGAAGGCGCAAAGACAGTCATTGCCAGCAAGGCTTTCGCC
The nucleotide sequence above comes from Flavobacterium magnum. Encoded proteins:
- a CDS encoding dipeptidase — protein: MDNIKSYVQEHKDRFISELIELLKIPSVSADSAYSQDVIDTSEAVRASLEKAGCDRVEICDTPGYPIVYGEKIIDRNLPTVLVYGHYDVQPPDPMDLWTSPPFEPVIKKTELHPDGAIFARGACDDKGQMYMHVKALEYMVRSNSLPCNVKFMIEGEEEVGSKSLGWFVEKNHEKLQCDVILISDTGMISNQQPSITTGLRGLSYVEVEVTGPNRDLHSGLYGGAVANPINVLAKMIASLHDENNHITIPGFYDKVEELTMEERAEMAKAPFDLDQYKKALDLDDIYGEKGYVTNERNSIRPTLDVNGIWGGYTGEGAKTVIASKAFAKISMRLVPHQDWEEITELFTRHFESIAPSGVTVKVKPHHGGQGYVTPIDSIGYQAAAKAYEESFGIRPVPVRSGGSIPIVALFEKELKSKTIMMGFGLDSDAIHSPNEHFGIFNYLKGIETIPLFYKYFVELSK